The proteins below are encoded in one region of Paralysiella testudinis:
- a CDS encoding ABC transporter substrate-binding protein, with the protein MSTSGKHPVKTSALLLALAFGLTACGGGDKAPAGGSDAKSTVQSGELAEKQEIVINNGAEPESLDPHKVSGVPESGVLRQLLEGLTTTDADGNTVPGMAEKWESEDNKTWIFHLRDAKWSNGDPVTAEDFAYSLRRVTDPATASPYASYLADAKVANAQAIIDGKAKPDTLGVKAIDPKTLEITLSEPVPYFPDMMVHTSVKPVNPKVVQELGDKWTAPGNFVGNGAYTLKEWAVNSQIVLERNPNYYNDAKTTINKAILLPIASPPTDVARYKAGEIDMGYTDLPTEQFQSLKQELGDQLKVAPSLCTYYYEMNTTKAPFDNPKVRRALALALDRDTLVNKVIGRGETVAYQYTPNATQGDKPFEPEWKSWSKEQRIAEAKKLLAEAGYGDGKPLNFELLYNTNENHKKAAVAASSLWKEALGFVNITLTNQEWKTYLDSRRTQKFQMARGGWCADYNEPSSFLNTLKSGNSNNHAKYTSAQFDSLLDKTLHPDTTPEQRADLYQQAEAVLDVDQPQANVYHYVSARLVKPYVAGYSVKDPMDNWQIKNLSVLKH; encoded by the coding sequence ATGAGCACAAGCGGCAAGCACCCTGTTAAAACTTCGGCGCTGTTGTTGGCGCTGGCTTTCGGCCTTACCGCATGCGGCGGCGGCGACAAAGCCCCGGCCGGCGGCAGCGATGCCAAATCAACGGTACAATCCGGCGAGTTGGCGGAAAAACAGGAAATTGTGATTAACAACGGCGCCGAACCCGAATCGCTCGACCCCCACAAAGTTTCCGGCGTGCCCGAATCCGGCGTATTGCGCCAGCTGCTGGAAGGGCTCACCACCACCGATGCCGATGGCAACACCGTCCCGGGCATGGCCGAGAAATGGGAAAGCGAAGACAACAAAACTTGGATTTTCCACCTGCGCGATGCCAAATGGTCTAACGGCGACCCGGTAACCGCGGAAGACTTTGCCTATAGCCTGCGCCGCGTTACCGACCCGGCCACCGCTTCACCCTACGCCAGCTATCTGGCCGATGCCAAGGTGGCCAACGCACAAGCCATTATTGATGGCAAGGCCAAACCCGATACCTTGGGCGTAAAAGCCATCGACCCGAAAACGCTGGAAATCACCCTATCCGAGCCAGTACCGTATTTCCCCGATATGATGGTGCATACTTCGGTAAAACCAGTTAACCCCAAAGTGGTGCAAGAGCTGGGCGATAAATGGACGGCACCGGGCAATTTTGTGGGTAATGGTGCCTACACCCTGAAAGAGTGGGCAGTAAACAGCCAAATCGTGCTGGAGCGCAACCCCAACTACTACAACGACGCCAAAACCACCATCAATAAAGCGATTCTGTTGCCGATTGCCTCACCACCCACCGATGTGGCGCGCTACAAAGCCGGTGAAATCGATATGGGCTACACCGATTTGCCCACTGAGCAATTCCAATCACTGAAGCAAGAACTGGGCGATCAACTCAAAGTAGCACCGAGCTTGTGTACCTATTACTACGAGATGAACACCACCAAAGCCCCGTTCGACAACCCCAAAGTGCGCCGTGCACTGGCTTTGGCTTTGGATCGCGACACCTTGGTAAACAAGGTGATTGGCCGTGGCGAAACCGTGGCCTACCAATACACCCCCAATGCCACCCAAGGCGACAAACCGTTTGAGCCGGAATGGAAGAGCTGGAGCAAAGAGCAGCGCATTGCCGAAGCCAAAAAACTGCTGGCCGAAGCCGGCTATGGCGATGGCAAGCCTCTGAATTTCGAGCTGCTCTACAACACCAACGAAAACCACAAAAAAGCAGCCGTAGCCGCTTCATCGTTGTGGAAAGAGGCACTGGGCTTTGTGAACATCACCCTCACCAACCAAGAATGGAAAACCTATCTGGACAGCCGCCGCACGCAGAAATTCCAGATGGCACGCGGTGGCTGGTGTGCTGATTACAATGAGCCTTCCAGCTTCCTCAACACCCTGAAAAGCGGCAACAGCAACAACCACGCCAAATACACCAGCGCCCAGTTCGACAGCCTGCTGGACAAAACCCTGCACCCAGACACCACGCCGGAGCAGCGTGCCGATCTTTATCAACAGGCTGAAGCGGTGTTGGATGTGGATCAACCGCAAG
- a CDS encoding TMEM165/GDT1 family protein codes for MDAFLSSTLAVALAEIGDKTQLLALFLAARFAQKYAIVAGILVATLLNHAVSAWLGVWLSQWLSPILMGWLVGLSFVAVGLWLLKPDKDDDVDGRYLRYGAFAASTVLFFLAEIGDKTQIATVLLAAKYHDVVAVVGGSTLGMLLANVPVVFAGAWLMGKLPFKAVRIGACVLFCALGVFTLVRLYV; via the coding sequence ATGGATGCGTTTCTCTCTTCTACTTTGGCCGTGGCACTGGCCGAAATCGGTGACAAAACCCAACTTTTAGCCTTATTTTTGGCTGCCCGCTTTGCGCAAAAATACGCCATTGTGGCCGGTATTTTGGTGGCCACGCTGCTCAATCATGCCGTGTCGGCATGGTTGGGCGTGTGGTTGTCGCAATGGCTATCGCCGATATTGATGGGCTGGCTGGTGGGTTTGAGTTTTGTGGCGGTGGGGCTATGGCTGCTCAAGCCGGATAAAGACGACGATGTCGATGGCCGCTATCTGCGCTATGGTGCGTTTGCCGCCAGCACGGTGCTGTTTTTCCTGGCCGAAATCGGCGACAAAACCCAAATTGCCACCGTGTTGTTGGCGGCCAAATACCATGATGTGGTGGCGGTGGTGGGCGGCAGTACCTTAGGCATGTTGCTGGCCAATGTGCCGGTGGTGTTTGCCGGTGCTTGGCTGATGGGCAAGCTGCCGTTTAAGGCGGTACGCATCGGCGCCTGTGTGTTATTCTGTGCTTTGGGTGTGTTTACCTTGGTGCGTTTATATGTCTGA
- a CDS encoding TIGR01621 family pseudouridine synthase, whose protein sequence is MSDAVSAKAGVFRQPEIGLPEINTVAILYRHADFVAIHKPAGVSVQQEADAPAFLPALAAQLGVPRLWLVHRLDKVTSGVLLLALNAAAASTLAQMFAAGQMHKTYWAVAAGKPSKKQGWVTGDMAKARRGAWKLLRSQHNPARTRFDSVSLEAGLRFYRLWPQSGKTHQLRVAMKSLGCPILGDVLYGGEAAARVFLHAQRLVFAYQGEQTDIRADAPLPWPAAWAAVGEDT, encoded by the coding sequence ATGTCTGATGCGGTGTCGGCTAAAGCTGGGGTGTTCAGGCAGCCTGAGATAGGGCTGCCTGAAATAAACACGGTGGCCATACTGTACCGCCATGCCGATTTTGTGGCCATCCACAAACCGGCAGGCGTGAGTGTGCAGCAAGAAGCCGATGCGCCGGCATTTTTGCCTGCGCTGGCAGCGCAGTTGGGCGTGCCGCGTTTGTGGCTGGTGCATCGCTTGGACAAGGTAACGTCGGGCGTGTTGCTGTTGGCGCTGAATGCCGCAGCGGCATCAACACTGGCGCAAATGTTTGCCGCCGGGCAGATGCACAAAACCTATTGGGCTGTGGCGGCGGGCAAACCGAGCAAGAAACAAGGCTGGGTAACAGGCGATATGGCCAAGGCGCGGCGCGGGGCATGGAAACTGCTGCGCAGCCAGCACAACCCGGCGCGCACCCGTTTTGACAGCGTGAGCTTAGAAGCCGGTTTGCGTTTTTACCGTTTATGGCCGCAAAGCGGCAAAACCCATCAATTACGCGTGGCGATGAAAAGCCTGGGCTGCCCGATTCTGGGTGATGTGCTGTATGGTGGCGAAGCCGCCGCGCGGGTATTTTTGCATGCGCAGCGGCTGGTGTTTGCGTATCAGGGTGAACAGACGGATATTCGTGCCGATGCACCGCTGCCGTGGCCTGCTGCTTGGGCAGCGGTAGGAGAAGACACATGA
- a CDS encoding IS5 family transposase produces MPRTLLEDEHWTKLLPILRDLGIYSKPNLRRILEGILYRIRTGIPWRDLPEYFGKYHTVYTAYNRWSEKGIFTAILKQLSQESDLEWVAIDGSYIRAHQHCASALSAQEDHAIGMSRGGRTSKIHLAVDAAGNPVEVIVTAGNIHDVTVAPELLDNINLAETELVNADKGYDSDRLREQIEQSGAKANIPYKRNREEKNKDMDWYLYKIRHLVENAFCRLKHFRAIASRYDKLKRNFHSTVLLGCIVMWLPL; encoded by the coding sequence ATGCCCCGTACACTACTCGAAGATGAACATTGGACGAAGCTGTTACCTATTCTGCGTGATTTGGGTATTTATAGCAAACCCAATTTGCGCAGAATTCTTGAAGGCATACTTTACAGAATAAGAACCGGCATACCGTGGCGGGATTTGCCCGAGTATTTCGGCAAGTATCATACTGTTTATACCGCTTATAACCGTTGGTCAGAAAAAGGCATTTTTACTGCAATCTTGAAACAGCTCAGCCAAGAGAGTGACTTGGAGTGGGTAGCCATAGACGGCAGTTATATCCGTGCCCACCAACACTGCGCCTCAGCGCTCAGTGCGCAAGAGGATCACGCAATCGGTATGAGCCGAGGCGGCAGAACCAGCAAGATTCATCTGGCTGTAGATGCTGCAGGCAATCCGGTTGAGGTTATCGTTACTGCGGGCAATATCCATGATGTCACCGTTGCACCGGAGCTGCTTGACAACATCAACCTTGCCGAAACTGAGTTGGTTAATGCGGACAAAGGTTACGATTCAGACCGGCTCAGGGAGCAAATAGAGCAAAGCGGTGCGAAAGCCAATATTCCCTATAAAAGAAATAGGGAAGAGAAAAATAAAGACATGGACTGGTATTTATATAAAATCAGGCATTTGGTAGAGAATGCCTTTTGCCGTTTGAAACATTTCCGAGCGATTGCCAGCCGTTACGATAAGCTGAAACGCAACTTCCACAGTACGGTTTTATTGGGGTGCATTGTGATGTGGTTACCTTTATGA